The Akkermansia sp. RCC_12PD genome contains the following window.
ACATCTTCAGAGTCCTGGACGAGACAGGAAAAAAAATCAACCTTTCCGTCTCCAACGGCTGTTCCCATGATCTCCTGCTCGGCAGGGAATCCCTGCGCAACTACATTGCCGCGTGCCGGGAACTCGGAATCAATACGCCAGTACTGGCAAAAGCCCTCCAGTTCCTGCCGCACATCCCCCAGCCGGCCATCGGGGAGGACGGCCGCATCCGGGAATGGCAGGAACCCTTTGAGGAAGTCCAGAAGGGGCATCGCCACATCAGCCACCTGTACGGCCTGTTCCCGGGAAATGAATGGGATGTGCTCAACACCCCTGAATACGCCGCCGCCGTCAAGAAATCCGTGGACTACCGCCGCAGCTTTACCGGAAAAAGCGGCATATGCACCGGCTGGAGCACCGCGTGGCTGATCAACATGTACGCCACGCTCGGCTGCGGCAACGACGCGGAGGAACGCATCTACACGCAATTGAAAAAATACATCAGCCCCAACCTGTTCGACATGCACCCCCCTTACCAGATCGACGGCAACTTCGGCATGACTTCCGGCCTGGCCCAATGTCTGATCCAGAGCCAGATTGAACAGCAAGGCTACCGTGTGATTATGCTCGCCCCGGCCCTGGCCGATTCATGGACGGAGGGTTCGGCCACGGGACTCCACGCTCGCGGAGGGCTTACGGTAGACCTGTCCTGGAAAGACGGGGGCATCAAGGCCACGGCCAAAGCCTCCCGTCCCGGCAAATTCCGTTTCATGCACCGGGGCAGGAAAAAAGATGTGGTCATGAAAGCAGGGGAAAGCATCAACATCTCCTTTTAATTTCCCTGCACTTGAACACGGATAAAGGCGGCCATGCCTCTTTCATCCCGGCGTCCCGCTGCCGGCAGGTGTGGCCGCCTTCCATGCCGTGCCGAATGAAACGGGGGCGGACGGTCCGGAAGCTCCGGCCTTCGCACCGCCTCTTTAACAAGGCTCCGATTCCCCATCCACGGAATAAACGGCAAAAAAGGAACCGCCCTCTACATGAAAGCAACGGGGAACCGACGCTTTTTTCCAAATCGCGCCTATACCGTGCAGGGAACCGGGGAATGCACTTATTCCACCCGCACGGTCTGTTCAATCAATTGGTCCAAACGGGCTGCGGAAACGCCGCCCACCATTTCACGGAGTTTCATTCCTTCCAGATACAGAACCGTCAGCGGAACCGCCTCCAAATGGTACTTGCGTGCCAGCTCCGGATGCGCGTCCGCGTCAATCAACACGGCAAAGGCCTTCCCGTCCTGCGCCTCGGCATAGGATTTGACCGCCTGGACGTATTCCATGGCCTGGGAACTCCACGGGGCGTAAAAGACAATCAGCACCCTGCGGCCGGAAAGTTCCGTCAACTGCCGCATATCCTCCCCCTTGTAAACCATCCATGCCGG
Protein-coding sequences here:
- a CDS encoding thioredoxin domain-containing protein; amino-acid sequence: MRQGAFIVISGLLLAALAGCDDSNDRRSRYAEKKPAPRPLERNFDPPRQVLPPSAPKKKEPAWMVYKGEDMRQLTELSGRRVLIVFYAPWSSQAMEYVQAVKSYAEAQDGKAFAVLIDADAHPELARKYHLEAVPLTVLYLEGMKLREMVGGVSAARLDQLIEQTVRVE